One genomic segment of Gaiellales bacterium includes these proteins:
- a CDS encoding ArgE/DapE family deacylase has product MTLEARIIDAVTAGREELVELTAQLVAFDTTARTPTDPPRQEADLQNYLGDRLRSAGATVDVWEPAPADIAGSRQMPPGLGFEGRPQMAARFAGAGGGGQSLLFNGHIDVVPSEPRDRWTSDPNQAEVRDGNLYGRGACDMKGGVACMVYAAEVLQRLGIRLRGDLIVNTVTDEESSGAGGLAAVRHGVKADAGIVTEPTAFEVWVGCRGSLTPTFRVTGRPGHAEMAQAHWRDGGAVNAIEKMGIVMDAIARLREEWRGSPGQRHDHLPPGDIVPVKIGGGEWTVTYPASCWMTCEVTYLPGRADNEGWGRDVEAEIAGWVARAAAADAWLAENPPVIEWDLDIPPSEVDPALPIVGTMMRATEAAGKPGVLGGLDSWYDAATFTRFGGTPSIGYGPRSIEWAHTVDEYVPVDDLVACAAALAIAAVEHCGVAE; this is encoded by the coding sequence GTGACGTTGGAGGCACGCATCATTGATGCGGTCACCGCCGGCAGGGAGGAGCTGGTGGAGCTCACGGCGCAGCTGGTCGCGTTCGACACGACGGCCCGCACGCCGACGGACCCTCCCCGCCAGGAGGCGGACCTGCAGAACTACCTCGGCGACCGGCTCCGGTCCGCCGGCGCGACCGTGGACGTCTGGGAGCCCGCGCCGGCCGATATCGCCGGCTCGCGGCAGATGCCGCCCGGCCTCGGCTTCGAGGGCCGGCCGCAGATGGCGGCCCGGTTCGCGGGCGCGGGCGGCGGCGGCCAGAGCCTCCTCTTCAACGGCCACATCGACGTGGTGCCGTCCGAGCCGCGCGACCGCTGGACGAGCGACCCGAACCAGGCCGAGGTGCGGGACGGCAACCTCTACGGCCGGGGCGCGTGCGACATGAAGGGCGGCGTGGCCTGCATGGTCTACGCGGCCGAGGTGCTGCAGCGGCTGGGCATCCGGCTGCGCGGCGACCTGATCGTGAACACCGTCACCGACGAGGAGTCGTCCGGTGCCGGAGGCCTGGCGGCCGTCCGCCACGGCGTCAAGGCCGACGCGGGCATCGTCACCGAGCCGACCGCCTTCGAGGTGTGGGTGGGTTGCCGCGGGTCGCTCACGCCGACCTTCCGGGTCACCGGCCGGCCGGGGCACGCCGAGATGGCGCAGGCGCACTGGCGCGACGGCGGCGCCGTGAACGCGATCGAGAAGATGGGCATCGTCATGGACGCCATCGCCCGGCTGCGCGAGGAGTGGCGCGGCAGCCCGGGGCAGCGCCACGACCATCTCCCGCCCGGCGACATCGTGCCGGTCAAGATCGGCGGCGGCGAGTGGACGGTGACCTACCCCGCGTCGTGCTGGATGACGTGCGAGGTGACCTACCTGCCCGGCCGCGCCGACAACGAGGGCTGGGGCCGCGACGTCGAGGCCGAGATCGCCGGCTGGGTGGCGCGGGCCGCGGCGGCCGACGCGTGGCTGGCCGAGAACCCGCCGGTGATCGAGTGGGATCTCGACATCCCGCCGTCGGAGGTCGATCCGGCACTGCCGATCGTCGGCACGATGATGCGGGCGACCGAGGCTGCCGGGAAGCCGGGCGTGCTGGGCGGGCTCGACTCCTGGTACGACGCGGCGACCTTCACCCGCTTCGGCGGGACGCCGTCGATCGGGTACGGGCCGCGCAGCATCGAGTGGGCCCACACCGTCGATGAGTACGTGCCCGTGGACGACCTGGTCGCGTGCGCGGCCGCGCTCGCGATCGCGGCGGTGGAGCACTGCGGGGTGGCGGAGTGA
- a CDS encoding CapA family protein has translation MERTDAYARRRRRPRRWARIAAVLCLCAVSLAAGYGAHSLVSGGRSAAPPPVSHTTVTVTTTTPVTTTPPAPPPDRRTISIAAVGDTMLGSTPELPPSPGTYLAAMRADLHGDIVFGNLEGTLTDATTSKCKPKAKDCFAFRVPPEFAADLRAAGFTVMNNANNHSYDFGATGQADTVRALQAAGIAQTGLPGEITVVRAGGLRVAILGFAPYSATASLLDLATARALIQQADAKAGIVIVAIHAGAEGTDAQHVTGAEESYVGEDRGNAEAFAHMAVDAGADLVLGSGPHVLRGMEIYHRRLIAYSLGNFAGYHNFGLDGVLGDSAVLHVRLTGKGVFHSGRITSVRLVEAGMPEPDPAAAGAQLIAQLSRDDLGSRAVRVAPAGRIAPP, from the coding sequence GTGGAACGGACCGACGCATACGCCCGCCGCCGGCGCCGGCCGCGGCGGTGGGCCCGGATCGCGGCCGTCCTGTGCCTGTGCGCGGTCTCCCTGGCGGCGGGCTACGGCGCCCACTCGCTGGTGTCGGGCGGCCGGAGCGCTGCGCCGCCGCCCGTGTCGCACACGACGGTCACCGTCACGACGACGACCCCGGTGACGACGACGCCTCCCGCGCCGCCGCCCGACCGGCGCACGATCTCGATCGCCGCGGTGGGCGACACGATGCTCGGCTCGACGCCGGAGCTGCCGCCGTCGCCGGGCACCTACCTGGCGGCGATGCGGGCCGACCTGCACGGCGACATCGTGTTCGGGAACCTCGAGGGCACGCTCACCGACGCGACGACGAGCAAGTGCAAGCCGAAGGCGAAGGACTGCTTCGCGTTCCGGGTGCCGCCCGAGTTCGCGGCCGACCTGCGCGCGGCCGGGTTCACGGTGATGAACAACGCCAACAACCACTCCTACGACTTCGGCGCCACCGGACAGGCGGACACGGTGCGGGCGCTGCAGGCCGCCGGGATCGCCCAGACGGGGCTCCCCGGCGAGATCACCGTCGTCCGCGCCGGGGGCCTGCGCGTCGCGATTCTCGGCTTCGCCCCGTACTCCGCCACGGCCTCGCTGCTCGACCTCGCCACCGCCCGGGCGCTCATCCAGCAGGCCGACGCGAAGGCCGGCATCGTCATCGTCGCGATCCACGCCGGGGCCGAGGGCACCGACGCCCAGCACGTCACCGGGGCCGAGGAGTCCTATGTCGGAGAGGACCGCGGCAACGCCGAGGCGTTCGCGCACATGGCCGTCGACGCCGGCGCCGATCTCGTCCTCGGCTCGGGCCCGCATGTCCTGCGGGGGATGGAGATCTACCACCGCCGCCTGATCGCCTACAGCCTGGGAAACTTCGCCGGGTACCACAACTTCGGGCTCGACGGTGTCCTGGGCGACTCCGCCGTGCTGCACGTCCGGCTGACGGGGAAAGGCGTTTTCCACTCGGGGCGGATCACGTCGGTGCGGCTCGTCGAGGCCGGGATGCCGGAGCCCGACCCGGCGGCGGCGGGCGCACAGCTGATCGCCCAGCTCTCCCGCGACGACCTCGGATCGCGGGCCGTCCGGGTGGCGCCGGCTGGCCGGATCGCGCCGCCCTGA
- a CDS encoding diguanylate cyclase, protein MTASSAAPPNDSSPPRLLWYVITVIAATVPVAVGAALTAAAAPPAEDALAGVLVFALAALAAEFKPVPLDEGGARKVSLAFVFLLAAQILFGWQYAVIAALLATAIVEYSERGLSLRGAFNTSAYALAAFASALPAFLLGWNGGAIASDDAAKLTILAFAGGATYVVTNVALVAVAVGLATGTPLRSAPRGYLRDSGPAFLIMAFISALAVSLWKVDPPLELLLAGPVFALALYLRSSYRTVLAVRDAETDGLTELGNHRSFQIDLRRELEDAAAEDGLMSLALIDLDAFKDINDRFGHPVGDAVLRLVARVLREQCGEGRAYRIGGEEFAALLPGHTSWAAESVFGRVHEQLAATEFPHGEPVTVSVGLAVFPEHGNDRETLYDVADAALYWAKNHGKNRTCIYSPTVVRSYTPAELAEIAERSARLRAAEGLIRVVDAKDTYAGAHSQTVSRLAEAIARTMGLDVEVVEQVRLAGLLHDLGKIAIPDRILQKPGKLDPDELRVMREHPVLGARLLEGLGVSPVDRWILHHHEWWDGSGYPLGLAGEEIPLGSRIILVADAFDAMTSDRCYRAAGTASAAIAELRKRCWTQFDARVVAALERLQAEEPNIADVRAAG, encoded by the coding sequence GTGACCGCTTCCTCCGCCGCTCCCCCGAACGACTCCTCGCCGCCCCGACTGCTCTGGTACGTCATCACGGTCATCGCCGCGACGGTACCGGTGGCGGTCGGGGCGGCCCTGACTGCAGCCGCAGCCCCGCCCGCCGAGGACGCCCTGGCGGGCGTTCTCGTGTTTGCGCTCGCCGCCCTGGCCGCGGAGTTCAAGCCGGTGCCGCTGGACGAGGGCGGCGCGCGCAAGGTCTCGCTCGCCTTCGTCTTCCTGCTCGCCGCCCAGATCCTGTTCGGCTGGCAGTACGCGGTCATCGCGGCCCTCCTGGCCACTGCGATCGTCGAGTACTCCGAGCGCGGCCTGTCCCTGCGCGGCGCGTTCAACACGTCCGCCTACGCGCTCGCCGCGTTCGCCTCGGCCCTGCCCGCCTTCCTGCTCGGCTGGAACGGTGGCGCGATCGCCTCGGACGACGCCGCCAAGCTGACCATCCTCGCCTTCGCCGGCGGCGCCACCTACGTCGTCACGAACGTCGCCCTGGTCGCCGTCGCCGTCGGCCTTGCGACCGGGACCCCGCTGCGGAGCGCGCCGAGGGGATATCTCCGCGACTCCGGCCCGGCGTTCCTGATCATGGCCTTCATCTCGGCGCTCGCGGTGTCGCTCTGGAAGGTCGACCCGCCGCTCGAGCTGCTGCTGGCCGGGCCGGTGTTCGCGCTCGCGCTCTACCTGCGCTCGTCGTATCGCACCGTGCTCGCCGTTCGTGACGCCGAGACGGACGGCCTGACGGAGCTCGGCAACCACCGCTCCTTCCAGATCGACCTGCGCCGCGAGCTCGAGGACGCCGCCGCCGAGGACGGGCTCATGTCGCTCGCGCTGATCGACCTCGACGCGTTCAAGGACATCAACGACCGCTTCGGCCACCCGGTCGGCGACGCCGTGCTGCGGCTCGTCGCCAGGGTGTTGCGCGAGCAGTGCGGCGAGGGCCGCGCCTACCGCATCGGCGGCGAGGAGTTCGCTGCGCTCCTGCCCGGCCACACGTCGTGGGCGGCCGAATCCGTGTTCGGCCGCGTCCACGAGCAGCTGGCGGCCACCGAGTTCCCGCACGGCGAGCCGGTCACGGTCAGCGTCGGACTGGCGGTGTTTCCCGAGCACGGGAACGACCGCGAGACCCTCTACGACGTCGCCGACGCCGCGCTCTACTGGGCCAAGAACCACGGCAAGAACCGAACCTGCATCTACAGCCCGACCGTCGTGCGCTCCTACACCCCGGCAGAGCTGGCCGAGATCGCCGAGCGCAGTGCCCGTCTGCGCGCCGCCGAGGGCCTGATCCGGGTCGTCGACGCCAAGGACACCTACGCCGGCGCCCACTCCCAGACCGTGTCGCGGCTGGCCGAGGCGATCGCGCGCACGATGGGCCTCGACGTCGAGGTGGTCGAGCAGGTGCGCCTGGCCGGCCTGCTGCACGACCTGGGCAAGATCGCCATCCCCGACCGCATCCTGCAGAAGCCGGGCAAGCTCGATCCGGACGAGCTGCGCGTGATGCGCGAGCACCCCGTGCTCGGCGCCCGCCTGCTGGAGGGCCTGGGCGTCTCGCCGGTCGACCGCTGGATCCTGCACCACCACGAGTGGTGGGACGGCTCCGGCTACCCGCTCGGCCTGGCCGGCGAGGAGATCCCGCTCGGCTCGCGCATCATCCTCGTCGCCGACGCCTTCGACGCGATGACCTCCGATCGCTGCTACCGGGCCGCCGGCACGGCGTCCGCCGCGATCGCAGAGCTGCGCAAGCGCTGCTGGACGCAGTTCGACGCACGCGTGGTCGCCGCGCTCGAGCGCCTCCAGGCCGAGGAGCCGAACATCGCCGACGTGCGCGCCGCCGGCTGA
- a CDS encoding DUF5317 domain-containing protein gives MVLVLAVLVGVVLGRLLGGRVSALAAIPIRAPWLFYAAVGLQIAGYPSGVLPWSIGNSLATVLWMVSYALLIAAVAVNVRLSGAGIVGLGMLSNLAAVVTNGGHMPARASALRAAGVLYKGVHNNSEIAVHPNLPWLIDRWPVPAWIPMGNVFSVGDVLIAAGAVVLVCAGMGVRLRRRRRLATA, from the coding sequence ATGGTGCTCGTCCTCGCCGTCCTGGTCGGGGTCGTGCTCGGCCGCCTGCTGGGAGGTCGCGTCTCGGCGCTTGCGGCGATCCCGATCCGCGCGCCGTGGCTCTTCTACGCGGCGGTCGGCCTGCAGATCGCCGGCTATCCGTCGGGCGTGCTGCCGTGGAGCATCGGCAACTCGCTCGCGACCGTCCTGTGGATGGTCTCCTACGCGCTCCTGATCGCGGCCGTCGCGGTGAACGTGCGTCTGTCCGGCGCAGGGATCGTGGGGCTCGGCATGCTCTCGAACCTCGCCGCGGTCGTCACGAACGGCGGCCACATGCCGGCGCGCGCCTCGGCGCTGCGGGCTGCGGGCGTGCTCTACAAGGGCGTGCACAACAACAGCGAGATCGCCGTGCACCCGAACCTGCCCTGGCTGATCGACCGCTGGCCGGTGCCGGCGTGGATCCCGATGGGCAACGTGTTCTCGGTGGGCGACGTCCTGATCGCGGCCGGCGCGGTCGTGCTCGTCTGCGCGGGCATGGGCGTGCGGCTGCGGCGGCGCCGCCGGCTGGCGACGGCGTAG